The Mycobacterium paragordonae genome includes a region encoding these proteins:
- a CDS encoding Nramp family divalent metal transporter, with product MAQDITVTDRAGSDKAGWYLLGPAFVAAIAYVDPGNVAANVSSGSKFGYLLLWVIVGANVMAGLVQYLSAKLGLVTGHSLPEAIGRGMGRPARLAYWAQAEIVAMSTDVAEVIGGAIALRILFGLPLPLGGLITGVISLVLLLIKDRRGQRLFEAVITGLLLVIALGFTASFFVATPPAGEVMSGLVPRFQGTESVLLAAAILGATVMPHAVYLHSGLSRDRHGQPEAGAARRRLLRITRWDVGVAMVIAGGVNAAMLLVAAFNMRGHGDVASIDDAYAAVRDTLGPTIAVLFAIGLLASGLASSSVGAYAGAMIMQGLLHWSVPMVVRRLVTLGPAIALLALNVDPTRTLVLSQVVLSFGIPFAVLPLVRLTANRKLMGADANHPATTAVGWVVAVMISLLNVALIYLTVTG from the coding sequence TTGGCGCAGGACATCACTGTCACGGACAGGGCGGGCTCGGACAAGGCGGGCTGGTATCTGCTGGGTCCTGCCTTCGTCGCGGCGATCGCCTATGTCGACCCGGGCAACGTCGCGGCCAACGTCAGCTCGGGATCCAAGTTCGGGTATCTGCTGCTATGGGTCATCGTCGGCGCGAATGTGATGGCCGGACTGGTTCAGTACCTGTCGGCCAAGCTTGGGCTGGTCACCGGGCATTCGCTGCCGGAGGCGATCGGCCGCGGAATGGGGCGTCCCGCCCGGCTGGCGTACTGGGCACAGGCCGAGATCGTCGCCATGTCAACCGATGTCGCCGAGGTGATCGGCGGGGCCATCGCGTTGCGGATTCTGTTCGGGTTGCCGCTGCCGCTCGGCGGGCTGATCACCGGAGTCATCTCCCTGGTGCTGCTGTTGATCAAAGACCGGCGCGGCCAGCGTCTGTTCGAGGCGGTCATCACCGGGCTGCTGTTGGTGATCGCTCTGGGGTTCACCGCCAGCTTCTTCGTGGCCACGCCCCCGGCAGGAGAGGTGATGTCCGGCTTGGTGCCGCGCTTCCAGGGCACCGAAAGTGTGTTGCTGGCCGCCGCCATTCTGGGCGCCACGGTCATGCCGCACGCGGTGTATCTGCACTCCGGGCTGTCCCGCGACCGGCACGGGCAGCCCGAGGCGGGCGCCGCCAGGCGCCGGTTGCTGCGCATCACCCGCTGGGACGTCGGGGTCGCGATGGTGATCGCCGGCGGAGTGAATGCCGCGATGCTGCTGGTCGCCGCATTCAACATGCGCGGCCACGGTGACGTGGCATCCATCGACGACGCGTACGCCGCGGTGCGCGACACCCTGGGACCGACCATCGCGGTGCTGTTCGCGATCGGGCTGCTGGCCTCGGGGTTGGCGTCGTCCTCGGTGGGCGCCTACGCCGGCGCGATGATCATGCAGGGGTTGCTGCACTGGTCGGTGCCGATGGTGGTGCGCCGCCTCGTCACCCTGGGCCCGGCGATAGCGCTGTTGGCATTGAACGTCGACCCCACCAGAACCCTGGTGCTGTCCCAGGTGGTGCTGTCGTTCGGGATCCCGTTCGCCGTGCTGCCACTGGTCCGCCTCACCGCCAACCGGAAGCTGATGGGCGCCGATGCCAACCATCCCGCCACGACGGCTGTTGGTTGGGTGGTGGCGGTAATGATTAGTCTGCTTAACGTGGCACTGATCTATCTGACGGTGACGGGCTGA
- a CDS encoding flavodoxin family protein: protein MTSDTALRALFINATLKRSPELSHTDGLIERSAGIMGEQGVEVDTLRAIDHDIATGVWPDMTEHGWQTDEWPSLYERVLAADILVLCGPIWLGDNSSVMKRVIERLYSCSHLLNDRGQYAYYGRVGGCLITGNEDGVKHCAMNILYSLQHLGYTIPPQADAGWIGPAGPGPSYLDPGSGGPENDFTNRNTTFMTYNLIHVARMLKAGGGIPAEGNQRTEWDAGCRPSFANPEYRS, encoded by the coding sequence TTGACCTCTGACACCGCCCTGCGCGCCCTGTTCATCAACGCCACCCTGAAACGTTCGCCGGAACTGAGCCACACCGACGGCCTGATCGAACGCAGCGCCGGCATCATGGGTGAGCAAGGCGTCGAGGTCGACACTCTGCGCGCCATCGACCACGACATCGCCACCGGCGTGTGGCCGGACATGACCGAACACGGTTGGCAGACAGACGAATGGCCGAGTCTGTACGAGCGGGTGCTGGCCGCCGACATCCTGGTGCTGTGCGGACCGATCTGGCTGGGCGACAACAGCTCGGTGATGAAGCGGGTGATCGAGCGTCTCTACTCTTGCTCACACCTGCTCAACGACCGGGGTCAGTACGCCTACTACGGACGCGTCGGTGGCTGTCTGATCACCGGCAACGAAGACGGCGTGAAGCATTGCGCGATGAACATCCTCTACAGCCTGCAGCACCTGGGATACACCATCCCGCCGCAGGCCGACGCGGGCTGGATCGGGCCGGCCGGCCCCGGCCCGTCCTACCTCGACCCCGGGTCGGGCGGCCCGGAGAATGACTTCACCAACCGCAACACCACCTTCATGACCTACAACCTGATACACGTCGCGCGCATGTTGAAGGCCGGCGGCGGCATTCCGGCCGAAGGCAATCAGCGCACCGAGTGGGACGCCGGCTGCCGCCCGAGTTTCGCCAATCCGGAATACCGCAGCTAG
- a CDS encoding fatty acid desaturase family protein, producing MTATQSNPAAHLSDEDIENLGRELDVIRENVLAGRGERDAAYIRSVIDGQRRLELASRAVLLFSLFPPAWLIGTVGLSISKIVENMEIGHNVMHGQWDWMRDPKIHSTTWEWDNASPSEMWKHSHNEVHHTYTNVLGKDHDLGYGIMRVDEDQRWKPFYLAQPLWNFINACLFQYGIAAYDLEIGKYLQGRSDKEEFRRQGKKVLAKVRRHVTRDYVLHPLLSGPSAVTTVTANLTANLVRNLWTHSVIMCGHFPEGVQTYEKTSIEGETRGQWYLRQMLGSANISGNAFLHFMTGNLSFQIEHHLYPDLPSNRYQEIAPKVQELFERYGLTYTTGSLPRQVASAWKKVFRLSLPNDFGRKASGAIQPSALREVIFARPRREAQAA from the coding sequence ATGACTGCCACCCAATCGAATCCGGCCGCCCACCTGTCCGACGAGGACATCGAGAACCTGGGCCGCGAACTCGACGTCATCCGCGAGAATGTGCTGGCCGGCCGCGGCGAGCGCGACGCCGCATACATCCGCAGCGTGATCGACGGCCAGCGTCGCCTGGAGCTGGCCAGTCGCGCGGTGCTGCTGTTCTCGCTGTTCCCGCCCGCTTGGCTGATAGGCACTGTGGGACTGTCGATCTCGAAGATCGTCGAGAACATGGAAATCGGGCACAACGTCATGCACGGGCAGTGGGACTGGATGCGCGACCCGAAGATCCACTCCACCACCTGGGAATGGGACAACGCTTCACCGTCGGAAATGTGGAAGCACTCGCACAACGAGGTCCACCACACGTACACCAATGTCCTTGGTAAGGACCATGATCTGGGTTACGGGATCATGCGGGTCGACGAGGACCAGCGCTGGAAGCCGTTTTATCTGGCGCAGCCGTTGTGGAATTTCATCAACGCCTGCCTATTCCAGTACGGAATCGCGGCATACGATCTCGAAATCGGTAAGTACCTGCAGGGCCGGAGCGACAAAGAAGAATTCCGGCGGCAGGGCAAGAAGGTACTGGCCAAGGTGCGCAGGCACGTGACGCGCGACTACGTGCTGCACCCCCTGCTGTCGGGTCCCTCGGCCGTCACTACGGTGACCGCCAACCTCACCGCAAATCTCGTCCGGAATCTGTGGACCCATTCGGTGATCATGTGTGGTCACTTCCCCGAAGGCGTACAGACCTACGAGAAGACCTCGATCGAGGGCGAAACTCGCGGTCAGTGGTACCTGCGGCAGATGCTCGGCTCCGCGAACATTTCCGGAAATGCGTTCCTGCACTTCATGACTGGCAATCTTTCTTTCCAGATCGAGCACCACTTGTACCCGGATCTGCCCAGCAACCGGTACCAGGAAATCGCACCGAAGGTGCAGGAGTTGTTCGAGCGGTACGGCTTGACATACACCACTGGCTCACTGCCCCGTCAGGTCGCCTCGGCCTGGAAGAAGGTCTTCCGGCTGTCGCTGCCCAACGACTTCGGGCGCAAAGCGTCGGGAGCCATCCAGCCCTCGGCGCTCCGCGAGGTGATCTTCGCCAGGCCGCGTCGGGAAGCGCAAGCCGCCTGA
- a CDS encoding Rieske 2Fe-2S domain-containing protein: MPQRFPFADYPKGWYQVAYSHEVGEGDVVGLRYFGRQLVCYRGDSGTAYVLDAYCPHLGADIGVGGSVRGDCVVCPFHGWSFDGAGSNVDIPYTKRPNATAKLRSWPTTERAGIIFVWHSSRGGEPEWELPKIPESDDAAFAFYAPDHARWRFRSHPQEVFENTVDIAHFATVHGVSAFGALEVEQDGHLFRAIAEVNFETPRGPVSGAVDSELFGMGVDVVRHRGLGRSCTILTVTPIDGEYVEARYTFFVAVEPETGEMTRMGVGFARDFCKQIEQDIPIWENKIYRDRPKLAQGEAAIMEFRNWAQLSYDDTVAL, encoded by the coding sequence ATGCCGCAGCGGTTTCCCTTCGCGGACTATCCCAAAGGGTGGTATCAGGTTGCCTACAGCCATGAGGTCGGCGAGGGCGACGTGGTCGGGCTGCGGTACTTCGGCAGGCAGCTCGTCTGCTACCGGGGCGACTCCGGCACCGCCTACGTCCTCGACGCCTACTGCCCGCATCTGGGCGCAGACATCGGCGTCGGCGGCTCGGTCCGCGGCGATTGCGTCGTATGCCCCTTCCACGGGTGGTCCTTCGACGGTGCCGGGAGCAACGTCGACATCCCGTATACCAAGCGGCCCAACGCAACTGCCAAACTGCGCAGCTGGCCCACCACCGAACGCGCCGGCATCATCTTCGTCTGGCACTCTTCGCGCGGCGGCGAACCCGAGTGGGAGTTGCCCAAAATCCCGGAAAGCGACGATGCCGCCTTCGCTTTCTACGCCCCCGACCACGCACGGTGGCGATTCCGCTCGCACCCGCAGGAAGTCTTCGAAAACACCGTCGACATAGCCCATTTCGCCACGGTGCACGGAGTCTCGGCGTTCGGCGCACTCGAAGTCGAACAGGACGGCCACCTGTTTCGCGCGATCGCCGAGGTCAACTTCGAGACACCGCGCGGGCCAGTGTCCGGTGCGGTGGACTCAGAACTGTTCGGGATGGGCGTCGACGTCGTGCGGCATCGCGGCCTCGGTCGTTCGTGCACCATCCTCACCGTCACCCCCATCGACGGCGAATACGTCGAAGCGCGTTACACGTTCTTTGTGGCCGTCGAACCCGAGACGGGCGAAATGACCAGGATGGGCGTGGGGTTCGCGCGCGACTTCTGCAAACAGATCGAGCAGGACATCCCCATCTGGGAGAACAAGATCTACCGCGACCGGCCGAAGCTGGCGCAGGGCGAAGCCGCGATCATGGAATTCCGGAACTGGGCCCAGCTCTCATACGACGACACGGTGGCCCTTTAG
- a CDS encoding ferredoxin reductase, whose translation MTTLATRPNVVGALRERVLKFAERVTTPLVPNDYLDVIDPLRSGADLRGRIVAIHPETRDAATVVIRPGRGWRSHVPGQYVRIGVDVDGVRQWRAYSLTSKTQRRDGCIAVTVKAIPDGVVSNHLVRRATVGTVLQLDQAAGEFTLGNQVPAKILFLTAGSGITPVMGMLRNMASLGAAADIVVVHSAPSADDVIFGWELRMLAREGRIRLVERHTDTDGMLDVARLADLVPDFAGRETWACGPAGLLDAIEQRWDAEGITDRLHIERFRPVVITAGEGGTVTFAKSGSVVEADGSQTLLDTGESAGVLMPSGCRMGVCFGCVVPLRQGAVRDLRNGEVTTANPGDNVQIQTCVSAAAGACELDL comes from the coding sequence ATGACAACCTTGGCCACCCGACCCAACGTCGTCGGCGCACTGCGCGAGCGCGTGCTGAAGTTTGCCGAGCGGGTTACGACGCCGTTGGTCCCCAACGACTACCTGGACGTCATCGATCCGCTTCGATCCGGTGCCGACCTCCGCGGGCGCATCGTCGCAATTCACCCCGAGACCCGCGACGCCGCTACCGTCGTGATCCGGCCCGGGCGGGGCTGGCGCTCGCATGTGCCCGGACAGTATGTGCGCATCGGCGTGGACGTGGACGGTGTCCGTCAGTGGCGGGCCTACTCGCTGACCTCCAAGACCCAGCGGCGAGACGGTTGTATCGCGGTCACCGTGAAGGCGATTCCCGACGGCGTGGTCAGCAACCATCTGGTGCGCCGCGCCACCGTCGGGACGGTGCTTCAGCTGGATCAGGCCGCGGGTGAGTTCACCCTCGGCAATCAGGTGCCGGCGAAGATCCTGTTCCTCACGGCCGGCAGCGGCATCACCCCGGTGATGGGGATGTTGCGCAACATGGCGAGCCTCGGAGCGGCCGCGGACATCGTGGTCGTGCACTCCGCGCCCTCCGCGGACGACGTCATCTTCGGCTGGGAACTGCGCATGCTGGCCCGGGAGGGCCGAATTCGGTTGGTGGAAAGGCACACTGACACCGACGGAATGCTCGACGTGGCGCGGTTGGCTGATCTGGTCCCAGACTTCGCCGGGCGCGAAACGTGGGCATGCGGTCCGGCGGGTCTGCTCGACGCGATCGAACAGCGCTGGGACGCAGAAGGTATCACCGACCGGCTGCATATCGAACGCTTCCGCCCCGTCGTCATCACCGCCGGCGAAGGCGGCACCGTGACGTTCGCCAAGAGCGGCAGCGTCGTGGAAGCCGACGGATCCCAGACGCTGCTGGACACCGGAGAGTCCGCCGGGGTGTTGATGCCGTCGGGTTGCCGGATGGGCGTCTGCTTCGGGTGCGTGGTTCCCCTGCGTCAGGGCGCGGTGCGCGACCTGCGCAACGGCGAGGTCACCACCGCCAACCCGGGCGACAACGTACAAATCCAAACCTGTGTGTCCGCGGCCGCAGGTGCCTGCGAGCTAGACCTCTGA
- a CDS encoding poly-gamma-glutamate hydrolase family protein has protein sequence MPVRRHLYFAYGSNLCVRQMAARCPDAGDPRRAVLSDHDWLINERGVATVEPCAGGEVHGVLWRLSDRDLTVLDSAEGVPVRYRRDQLDVHTDSGLSPAWVYIDHRVTPGPPRPGYLSRIIDGATHHGLPQRWIDFLRRWDPTRWPLPLSSNGDGPQSLSALLSEPGMVELSRLRSRFGFLAIHGGGLEQMTDVIAERAARDAGASVYVLRHPDRYPHHLPSSRFDPGESAQLAEFLDHVDVAVSLHGYGRIGRSTQLLAGGRNRALASHVAGHVRLPGYEVVTDLDAIPSALRGLHPDNPVNRVRGGGTQLELPVRVRGLSPRSPLPGADGWSPVTVSLAQGLAAAARSWQLSSD, from the coding sequence ATGCCGGTCCGCCGGCACCTTTACTTCGCATACGGATCCAACCTGTGCGTGCGACAGATGGCGGCACGCTGTCCCGATGCCGGTGACCCGCGCCGGGCGGTGCTGTCCGATCACGACTGGCTGATCAATGAGCGCGGGGTGGCCACGGTCGAGCCGTGCGCGGGTGGCGAAGTGCATGGCGTGCTGTGGCGGCTTTCCGATCGCGACCTGACCGTCCTGGACAGCGCCGAGGGTGTGCCGGTCCGCTACCGGCGGGACCAACTGGATGTGCACACCGACTCGGGCCTCTCGCCGGCGTGGGTGTACATCGACCATCGGGTGACGCCCGGGCCTCCCCGGCCCGGTTACCTGTCGCGCATCATCGACGGCGCGACGCATCATGGGCTGCCGCAACGCTGGATCGACTTTCTGCGCCGCTGGGACCCGACGCGGTGGCCGCTGCCACTGTCTTCGAACGGGGATGGGCCGCAGTCGCTTTCAGCGTTGTTGAGCGAGCCGGGCATGGTCGAGCTGAGCCGGTTGCGGTCCCGGTTCGGATTTCTTGCCATCCACGGCGGCGGTCTCGAGCAGATGACCGACGTGATCGCCGAACGGGCCGCACGCGACGCGGGCGCCTCGGTGTACGTGCTGCGACACCCCGACCGCTACCCGCACCACCTGCCGTCGTCGCGGTTCGATCCGGGCGAGTCTGCCCAGTTGGCGGAGTTTCTCGACCATGTCGACGTCGCCGTCTCACTGCACGGGTACGGCCGGATCGGGCGCAGCACCCAACTGCTGGCCGGCGGACGCAACCGCGCGCTTGCGTCGCATGTGGCCGGGCATGTCCGACTGCCGGGGTATGAGGTGGTCACCGATCTTGACGCCATCCCGTCGGCGCTGAGAGGCCTGCATCCGGACAACCCGGTGAACCGCGTCCGCGGCGGGGGGACACAGCTGGAACTGCCGGTTCGGGTCCGGGGTTTGAGCCCGCGCAGCCCCCTCCCCGGTGCGGACGGTTGGTCACCGGTCACGGTCAGTTTGGCCCAGGGGTTGGCTGCGGCGGCCCGTTCCTGGCAGTTGTCTTCGGATTGA
- a CDS encoding LLM class F420-dependent oxidoreductase codes for MLVDKDFRFGLSIRYFRSREALVEIAKRAEDLGFDVLCVPDHLGAAAPFPTLTAAAMVTERIHLSMYVLNAAFYKPALLSRDIGALDILSDGRLEVGLGTGYVREEFEAAELPYPSAGARVDYLQHMTEYLTENHPRVPIMIAGSGDRVMTLAARHADIIGLTGAKVRDVEDPLAERIEFVRNAAGDRFSALELNLVITAVPGPDETIPNLALTRRNAPDRSEEELLAMHSVLSGSPREMAEKLVGHRDKYGVTHFTVQDNHIDNFANVIAELR; via the coding sequence TTGTTGGTGGACAAGGATTTTCGATTCGGCTTGAGCATCCGCTACTTCAGGTCGCGGGAGGCGTTGGTGGAAATCGCCAAGCGGGCCGAGGATCTCGGATTCGACGTGCTGTGCGTGCCAGACCATCTCGGTGCGGCCGCGCCGTTTCCGACATTGACCGCGGCCGCCATGGTCACCGAGCGGATCCACCTGAGCATGTACGTGCTCAACGCCGCGTTCTACAAGCCGGCGCTGTTGAGCCGCGACATCGGGGCTCTGGACATTCTGAGCGACGGGCGCCTGGAGGTGGGACTCGGAACCGGTTATGTCCGAGAGGAATTCGAAGCAGCCGAGCTGCCGTATCCGAGTGCCGGTGCGCGGGTCGACTATCTGCAGCACATGACCGAATACCTGACCGAGAATCACCCGCGGGTCCCGATCATGATCGCCGGCAGCGGTGACCGGGTGATGACGCTCGCCGCTCGGCATGCCGACATCATCGGGCTCACCGGCGCCAAGGTGCGTGACGTCGAGGATCCCCTGGCCGAGCGCATCGAGTTCGTCCGCAATGCGGCGGGTGACCGGTTCAGCGCGCTGGAGCTGAACCTGGTGATCACCGCGGTGCCCGGTCCCGACGAGACCATTCCCAACTTGGCCCTGACCCGCCGCAACGCGCCGGATCGCTCCGAGGAGGAGTTGCTGGCCATGCACTCGGTGCTCAGCGGCTCTCCGCGCGAGATGGCCGAGAAACTGGTGGGGCACCGGGACAAATACGGTGTCACCCACTTCACCGTGCAGGACAACCACATCGACAACTTCGCCAACGTGATCGCCGAACTGCGCTGA
- a CDS encoding IS481 family transposase has protein sequence MSKAQLVITAVVLEGRSKSDVARDYDVSRQWVQQLCKRYDTEGDAAFLPHSRRPHHSPHAVALDVEDRIVRLRKTLTKRGLDAGADTIASHLATDPTITNVPAISTIWRILQRRGFITPQPHKRPRSSWKRFAAELPNQCWQADTTHWHLAHGGGAEILNIIDDHSRLDIASVARRTISGPDVTATFTTAFTRWGTPASVLTDNGAIFTGAPRRGGRTSLEITLGELGVRYLNSRPYHPQTCGKVERFHQTQKRWLTAHPATTLAQLQQQLDEFTNYYNTERPHRAINRTTPQQAFNARLKATPSGYLIPAHCRIRTDVIDAAGVITLRHNSRLHHIGLGKRRTGTKVTVLIDDLDIRVLDRSTGHLIRKLTLDPTRDYQPRGVKCGNSPENRDEV, from the coding sequence ATGTCGAAGGCGCAGCTCGTGATCACCGCCGTGGTCCTGGAAGGTCGCAGCAAAAGCGATGTCGCCCGTGATTACGACGTCTCCCGGCAATGGGTGCAACAACTGTGCAAACGCTACGACACCGAAGGTGACGCCGCCTTCCTGCCCCACTCACGCCGGCCACACCACAGCCCGCACGCCGTCGCCCTCGATGTCGAGGATCGCATCGTGCGACTGCGCAAGACCCTGACCAAACGTGGCCTCGACGCCGGCGCCGACACCATCGCCTCTCACCTGGCCACCGACCCCACCATCACCAACGTGCCTGCCATCTCCACGATCTGGCGCATCCTGCAGCGCCGCGGCTTCATCACACCCCAACCCCACAAGCGCCCCCGCTCCTCCTGGAAACGCTTTGCCGCAGAACTACCCAACCAATGCTGGCAAGCTGACACCACCCACTGGCACCTCGCTCACGGCGGCGGTGCGGAAATCCTCAACATCATCGACGACCACTCCCGCCTAGACATCGCCAGCGTGGCCCGCCGCACCATCAGCGGCCCCGACGTCACCGCGACCTTCACCACCGCCTTCACCCGCTGGGGCACACCCGCCTCGGTGCTCACCGACAACGGCGCCATCTTCACCGGCGCGCCCCGCCGCGGCGGACGCACCTCCCTAGAAATCACCCTCGGCGAACTAGGCGTGCGCTACCTCAACTCCCGGCCCTACCATCCCCAGACCTGCGGCAAAGTCGAGCGCTTCCACCAAACCCAAAAGCGATGGCTCACAGCCCATCCCGCCACCACACTGGCCCAACTCCAACAACAACTCGACGAATTCACCAATTACTACAACACCGAGCGCCCCCACCGGGCGATCAACAGAACCACCCCCCAACAGGCGTTCAACGCCCGCCTCAAGGCCACACCGAGCGGCTACCTCATCCCGGCCCACTGCCGCATCCGAACCGACGTCATCGACGCCGCCGGCGTCATCACCCTGCGCCACAACAGCCGCCTACACCACATCGGCCTCGGCAAACGACGCACCGGCACCAAAGTCACCGTCCTCATCGACGACCTCGACATCCGCGTCCTGGACCGCAGCACCGGCCACCTCATCCGCAAACTCACCCTCGACCCCACCCGCGACTACCAACCACGCGGCGTGAAATGCGGAAACAGCCCAGAAAACCGGGACGAGGTGTAA
- a CDS encoding YoaK family protein: MQWWMQPAQEGGPLPRWVVLGYSAVLALTAGFVNAVAILLLAFPVANVTAATTQLGMNTANPWLYEGHLLAAIIFGFLLGAAIAGAVLAPTRAQAGPRHAALLIFEATLLGLAAAGLEDTPVRALLDTLGLDQPIVQAVCAATALGMQNGLTSSFRGMAVRTTHFTGTITDLGLMIGRSREHGLEKWKATVLSVTFVLFLTGGVIGLLVGGPLGGYALLIPAVTCLAVAAGCLVHSRGRRESEDAAAESVHA; this comes from the coding sequence ATGCAGTGGTGGATGCAACCTGCCCAGGAAGGCGGCCCGCTTCCGCGCTGGGTCGTCCTCGGTTACAGTGCCGTGCTCGCCCTCACGGCGGGTTTCGTGAACGCCGTCGCCATCTTGTTGCTGGCGTTTCCGGTCGCGAATGTGACCGCGGCCACGACGCAGCTGGGTATGAACACGGCGAACCCTTGGCTGTACGAAGGGCATCTGCTCGCCGCCATCATCTTCGGGTTCCTGTTGGGGGCGGCGATCGCGGGAGCGGTGCTCGCCCCGACCCGGGCGCAGGCCGGCCCGCGTCATGCCGCGTTGCTGATCTTCGAGGCGACGTTGCTCGGTCTGGCCGCCGCCGGTCTAGAGGACACTCCGGTCAGGGCGCTGCTGGACACTCTCGGTCTGGACCAACCGATCGTGCAGGCGGTCTGCGCGGCGACGGCGCTCGGCATGCAGAACGGGCTGACGTCGAGCTTCCGCGGCATGGCGGTGCGTACTACCCACTTCACCGGCACCATCACTGACCTGGGACTGATGATCGGCCGCAGTCGCGAGCACGGGCTGGAGAAGTGGAAGGCCACGGTCCTCTCCGTGACGTTCGTGCTTTTCCTGACCGGCGGGGTGATCGGGTTGCTCGTCGGTGGTCCGCTCGGCGGGTACGCGCTGCTGATTCCCGCCGTGACGTGCCTGGCGGTGGCGGCGGGTTGCCTGGTACACAGCCGTGGTCGCCGCGAATCCGAGGATGCGGCCGCGGAGTCGGTCCACGCCTGA
- a CDS encoding FkbM family methyltransferase → MKSVPVRRALVGGLAGALILAGGWRARVLLRTNPNGGTPVTLPNGLRVRQWQKIETDFLYEETFGKYSVYAKGNYIDFQPGAVIVDAGANVGMFTLFAAHRCRGEAEIFAFEPIPTTFSVLAANAAAATRGDYAAAMGARPGASLKIHAINCGLSATKEEVIFQHHPHFSLWSTQDADFAHQRLDRFLADVAGMIPLAPAVLSRAVVRPFVAWMGRTKKVTATLVPLSSIIEEYHLDRIDILKADVEGAEVAVLQGITPNQWDIVRQVVTEVEYFATKDLVIEILEAHGFTTHWYASERERYGDVRSEVCMVYAWRAEDRRTHRPTT, encoded by the coding sequence GTGAAGTCTGTTCCGGTCCGACGTGCGCTGGTCGGCGGTCTCGCGGGAGCGCTGATCCTGGCTGGGGGTTGGCGGGCCCGGGTGCTGCTCAGGACGAATCCGAACGGTGGCACCCCGGTGACTCTGCCCAACGGCTTGCGCGTCCGGCAATGGCAGAAGATCGAAACCGACTTCCTGTACGAAGAGACCTTCGGCAAGTACTCCGTGTATGCGAAGGGCAACTACATCGATTTTCAGCCCGGCGCGGTCATCGTGGACGCCGGCGCGAACGTCGGGATGTTCACGCTGTTCGCCGCCCACCGATGCCGCGGTGAGGCTGAAATCTTCGCCTTCGAACCCATTCCGACGACCTTCTCCGTGTTGGCGGCGAACGCTGCTGCGGCCACTCGTGGCGACTACGCTGCCGCGATGGGCGCCCGACCCGGTGCGTCGTTGAAGATCCATGCGATCAACTGCGGCTTGTCCGCCACAAAGGAAGAGGTGATCTTCCAGCACCACCCACACTTCTCCTTGTGGAGCACGCAGGATGCTGACTTTGCGCACCAGCGATTGGATCGGTTCCTGGCAGATGTGGCGGGAATGATCCCACTCGCTCCTGCCGTCCTCAGCCGGGCAGTTGTGCGACCGTTCGTCGCATGGATGGGCAGGACCAAGAAGGTGACGGCCACGCTGGTCCCGCTGTCGTCGATCATCGAGGAGTACCACCTCGATCGGATCGACATCCTGAAGGCCGATGTCGAGGGCGCCGAAGTGGCGGTGCTGCAAGGAATTACACCCAACCAGTGGGATATCGTCCGTCAAGTGGTGACGGAGGTGGAGTACTTCGCCACCAAAGATCTGGTCATCGAGATACTCGAAGCGCACGGGTTCACCACGCATTGGTACGCCAGTGAGCGCGAGCGCTACGGCGACGTGCGGAGCGAAGTGTGCATGGTCTACGCGTGGCGAGCGGAAGATCGCCGAACGCACCGGCCCACGACTTAA